One genomic window of Cricetulus griseus strain 17A/GY chromosome 3, alternate assembly CriGri-PICRH-1.0, whole genome shotgun sequence includes the following:
- the Sfxn3 gene encoding sideroflexin-3, with protein MGDLPLDINIQRPRWDQSTFLGRARHFFTVTDPRNLLLSDDQLEASRNIVQNYRAGVATPGLTEDQLWRAKYVYDSAFHPDTGEKVVLIGRMSAQVPMNMTITGCMLTFYRKTPTVVFWQWVNQSFNAIVNYSNRSGDAPITVRQLGTAYVSATTGAVATALGLKSLTKHLPPLVGRFVPFAAVAAANCINIPLMRQRELQVGIPVTDEAGQRLGHSVTAAKQGIFQVVISRIGMAIPAMAIPPVIMNTLEKKDFLKRRPWLGAPLQVGLVGFCLVFATPLCCALFPQRSSIHVTRLEPELRAQIQAQNPSIEVAYYNKGL; from the exons ATGGGTGACTTGCCCTTGGATATCAACATCCAGAGACCTCGATGGGACCAAAGCACATTCCTAGGCAGAGCCCGGCATTTCTTCACAGTAACTGACCCTCGCAATCTGCTGCTGTCTGACGACCAGCTGGAAGCTTCCCGAAACATTGTGCAGAATTACAG GGCTGGTGTGGCAACCCCAGGGCTCACTGAGGACCAGCTCTGGAGAGCCAAGTATGTGTATGACTCTGCATTCCACCCGGACACAGGGGAAAAGGTGGTCTTGATTGGCCGCATGTCAGCCCAGGTGCCCATGAACATGACCATTACCGGATGCATGCTCACCTTCTACAG GAAGACGCCAACTGTGGTGTTCTGGCAGTGGGTGAACCAGTCCTTCAACGCTATTGTGAATTATTCCAATCGCAGTGGGGATGCTCCCATCACTGTGCG GCAGCTGGGAACAGCCTATGTGAGTGCCACCACTGGGGCTGTGGCCACTGCTCTGGGACTCAAATCTCTCACCAAG CACCTGCCCCCACTAGTTGGCCGATTTGTACCCTTTGCAGCTGTGGCCGCTGCCAACTGCATCAACATCCCCCTGATGAGGCAGAG GGAGCTGCAGGTGGGCATCCCAGTGACTGACGAGGCAGGTCAGAGGCTTGGCCACTCGGTGACTGCTGCCAAACAGGGAATCTTCCAGGTGGTGATATCGAGAATCGGCATGGCGATTCCTGCCATGG CCATCCCCCCGGTGATCATGAACACTCTGGAGAAGAAAGACTTCCTGAAG CGACGCCCCTGGCTAGGAGCGCCCCTGCAGGTGGGACTGGTAGGCTTCTG CCTGGTATTCGCCACACCCCTGTGCTGTGCcctgttcccccagagaag CTCCATACATGTGACCAGGCTGGAGCCGGAGCTGAGAGCTCAAATCCAAGCACAAAACCCCAGCATCGAGGTGGCTTACTACAACAAGGGACTTTGA